From the Desulfohalovibrio reitneri genome, one window contains:
- a CDS encoding glycosyltransferase, producing the protein MTRMKGIEAFKPLIGAESVERIKSKAAMVDDMHVVHVNSTFYGGGVAELLSSLTILMNQLGVRTGWRVIQGSPDFFSITKKMHNALQGGGIRLTQLKKDIYERVVEKNAMRNHFQDHDLVMVHDPQPLPLIQHYRRRCPWVWRCHVDLSEPHEELWDYLKQFVSQYDATIVSTRGYTRDLDSPQLRFHPALDPFDSKNVEMGEKEITGRLEHYGIPTDRPLVVQISRFDKWKDPEGVVEAFKKAREEVDATLVLLGNIATDDPEGERVYQSLMDCREERIIILSKQDTSLVNALQRRAAVVVQKSIREGFGLTVTEAMWKGTAVVGGRAGGIPSQITDGENGFLVDSVDECAERIKQLIGDESLRQRLGEAAIETVRENFLLSRLAEQHLDLMGSFHSEFTLEGMSTCRVNGGD; encoded by the coding sequence ATGACCAGGATGAAAGGAATCGAGGCCTTCAAGCCCCTCATCGGAGCTGAGTCGGTTGAGCGCATCAAGTCCAAGGCCGCCATGGTGGACGACATGCATGTGGTGCACGTCAACTCCACCTTCTACGGCGGAGGGGTGGCCGAACTGCTCTCCTCCCTGACCATCCTCATGAACCAGCTGGGCGTGCGCACCGGCTGGCGGGTCATCCAGGGATCGCCGGATTTCTTCAGCATAACCAAAAAGATGCACAACGCCCTGCAAGGTGGCGGCATCCGCCTGACCCAGCTGAAAAAGGACATCTACGAGCGGGTGGTGGAAAAGAACGCCATGCGCAACCATTTTCAGGACCACGACCTGGTCATGGTGCATGATCCCCAGCCTTTGCCGCTCATCCAGCATTACCGCCGCCGCTGCCCATGGGTCTGGCGCTGCCATGTGGACCTTTCCGAGCCGCACGAGGAACTGTGGGACTACCTCAAGCAATTCGTCAGCCAGTACGACGCCACCATCGTCAGCACCAGGGGGTACACCCGCGACCTGGACTCGCCCCAACTCCGTTTCCACCCCGCCCTGGACCCGTTCGACTCCAAAAACGTTGAGATGGGCGAGAAGGAGATAACCGGCCGGCTGGAGCATTACGGCATCCCCACCGATAGGCCCCTGGTTGTGCAGATTTCCCGTTTCGACAAATGGAAGGATCCGGAGGGGGTGGTCGAGGCCTTCAAGAAGGCCAGGGAAGAAGTGGACGCTACCCTTGTTCTGTTGGGCAACATCGCCACCGACGACCCCGAGGGCGAGAGGGTGTACCAGTCCCTGATGGATTGCCGCGAGGAACGCATCATCATCCTCTCCAAGCAGGACACCTCCCTGGTCAACGCTTTGCAGCGGCGGGCCGCAGTGGTGGTGCAGAAGTCCATCCGCGAGGGGTTCGGCCTGACCGTGACCGAGGCCATGTGGAAGGGGACGGCCGTCGTTGGCGGCCGGGCCGGAGGTATTCCCTCCCAGATCACGGATGGCGAGAACGGATTCCTGGTGGATTCCGTTGATGAGTGTGCGGAGCGAATAAAACAGCTCATTGGCGACGAATCCCTGCGCCAGCGGCTCGGCGAGGCCGCCATTGAAACCGTGCGGGAGAACTTTCTTCTCAGCAGGCTGGCGGAGCAGCACCTGGATCTTATGGGGTCGTTCCACTCGGAGTTCACTTTGGAAGGCATGTCCACCTGTCGCGTCAATGGAGGAGACTAG
- a CDS encoding glycosyltransferase, whose translation MRVCMFTNTYLPHVGGVARSVDAFSRDLAARGHEVLVVAPTFPDKEDGEEPGPVAGVSVFRVPAIQNFNGSDFSVRLPMPFRLSKRIDGFNPDLIHSHHPFLLGDAALRAAEVRGLPVVFTHHTMYERYTHYVLETEAMKRFVIQLSTGYANLVDRVVAPSESVAEVLRRRKVKTPIRVVPTGVDTKFFASGDGERFRVKHGIETSTPVVGHLGRLAFEKNLDYLGRAVAEYLRHNEGVFLVAGNGPAEKRLRNIFSEEKLKGHLLLVGMLQGDDLADCYKAMDVFTFASTSETQGMVLTEAMASGTPVVALDAPGAREVVEDGRNGRLLPEETKPEDFASAIGEALEKSDSWRSRAAGRAEEFSRDTCAEKLLDLYREILAERPETERPQEDWLETLEIVQRRLRTEWDMLGEKAKAALEALEMGRG comes from the coding sequence GTGCGCGTGTGCATGTTCACCAACACCTATCTGCCACACGTTGGCGGTGTGGCCCGCTCTGTGGACGCGTTCAGCCGTGACTTGGCGGCCAGGGGACACGAGGTGCTGGTGGTGGCTCCCACCTTTCCGGACAAGGAGGACGGCGAGGAGCCGGGGCCGGTGGCCGGAGTGAGCGTCTTTCGAGTCCCCGCCATCCAGAATTTCAACGGTTCGGATTTCTCGGTGCGGCTTCCCATGCCCTTCCGGCTGAGCAAGCGCATAGACGGCTTCAATCCGGACCTCATCCACTCCCACCACCCCTTCCTCCTGGGTGACGCCGCTCTGCGGGCGGCCGAGGTGCGCGGACTGCCCGTGGTCTTTACCCACCACACCATGTACGAGCGCTATACCCATTATGTGCTGGAAACCGAGGCCATGAAACGCTTCGTGATCCAGCTTTCCACCGGCTACGCCAACCTGGTGGACCGGGTTGTGGCTCCATCCGAGAGCGTTGCCGAGGTGTTGCGGCGACGCAAGGTCAAGACGCCCATCCGGGTGGTGCCCACCGGAGTGGATACGAAATTCTTCGCCTCCGGTGACGGTGAGCGGTTCCGAGTCAAACACGGCATCGAAACGAGTACGCCTGTTGTCGGCCATCTGGGCAGATTGGCTTTCGAGAAGAATCTCGACTACCTGGGGCGTGCCGTCGCCGAGTACCTTCGCCATAACGAAGGCGTTTTCCTGGTGGCAGGGAACGGGCCGGCGGAAAAGCGGCTGCGGAACATCTTTTCGGAGGAAAAGCTCAAGGGGCACCTGCTGCTGGTCGGCATGCTGCAAGGGGACGACTTGGCCGACTGCTACAAGGCCATGGACGTTTTCACCTTTGCCTCCACTTCGGAAACCCAGGGCATGGTGCTGACCGAGGCCATGGCCTCCGGAACGCCGGTGGTGGCCCTGGATGCTCCCGGCGCGCGCGAGGTGGTGGAGGACGGCCGCAACGGACGCCTGCTCCCCGAGGAGACGAAACCGGAGGATTTCGCGTCGGCCATCGGCGAGGCCCTGGAGAAGTCGGACTCGTGGCGTTCCCGAGCGGCCGGACGGGCCGAGGAATTCTCCCGCGACACCTGCGCGGAGAAGCTGCTGGACCTGTACCGGGAGATTCTGGCCGAGCGGCCGGAAACGGAACGTCCGCAGGAAGATTGGTTGGAGACTCTGGAGATCGTGCAGCGCAGGCTGCGCACGGAGTGGGACATGCTGGGCGAAAAGGCCAAGGCCGCCCTGGAGGCGCTGGAGATGGGCCGTGGGTAG
- a CDS encoding transposase, translated as MGRKLDLTQVKAAAEVAWPSGPMCDTARLADLTPEVVREAFEEACARHGWPNCPRCAEERTYPLKEGRRRCSSCGYTFGLFTRRWAGKLSAAPGRWLEFLRAFAEGESVSSASSKTDAAYNTVLKAYNVMRQAILCLLEGHESFFSPEGDLLVACTAQDSGRGGGGCDDCLMPVLTLREDGRGVDMTVHPALRSRDVVSMPLAKKAWRQIIYTEPFKGSDSLLFSCCKQAFENLRSVFLDDSLPLDRGSFLYSTERLFSQTPCYSLEKYYLFLAESAFRHDRSPGRIKMDLLDALCRPVPNLAHVR; from the coding sequence GTGGGTAGAAAGCTCGATTTGACTCAGGTCAAGGCGGCGGCCGAGGTCGCTTGGCCGAGTGGCCCCATGTGCGACACAGCCCGGCTTGCGGACCTGACACCGGAGGTTGTCCGAGAGGCATTCGAGGAGGCCTGCGCGCGCCACGGCTGGCCGAATTGCCCGCGTTGCGCCGAGGAGCGCACCTACCCGCTGAAGGAGGGCAGGCGTCGCTGTTCATCCTGCGGCTACACCTTCGGCCTTTTCACGCGGCGCTGGGCCGGCAAGCTCAGCGCCGCCCCGGGACGCTGGCTTGAATTCTTGAGGGCTTTCGCGGAGGGCGAGAGCGTCAGTTCGGCCTCGAGCAAAACGGACGCCGCCTACAACACGGTTCTCAAGGCCTATAACGTCATGCGTCAGGCCATCCTGTGCCTTCTGGAAGGACACGAAAGCTTTTTTTCCCCGGAAGGCGACCTCCTGGTCGCCTGCACCGCTCAGGATTCGGGCAGGGGCGGCGGAGGCTGCGACGATTGCCTGATGCCCGTGCTGACCTTGCGCGAGGACGGTCGCGGTGTCGATATGACCGTGCACCCGGCGTTGCGCTCCCGGGACGTGGTTTCCATGCCGCTGGCCAAGAAGGCTTGGCGGCAGATCATCTACACCGAACCGTTCAAGGGGTCGGACTCGCTTCTTTTCTCCTGTTGCAAGCAGGCCTTCGAGAATCTTCGCAGCGTTTTCCTGGACGACTCGCTACCCCTGGACAGGGGCTCATTTCTCTACTCCACCGAACGCCTATTCAGCCAAACACCATGCTATAGCCTGGAAAAATATTATCTGTTTTTGGCCGAATCCGCTTTCCGCCACGACAGAAGTCCGGGCCGGATCAAAATGGACTTGCTGGATGCCCTTTGCCGTCCGGTGCCAAATCTTGCGCATGTCAGATAG
- a CDS encoding cytochrome c3 family protein, protein MQKRSTFRTIGLVVLGLVLGAPIFHFTIVAMAETSTPEFCGTCHEIQPAVENWSTSTHANNERGVVADCMDCHIPPPENVAQFVYLKSKHGLRDITSHLINGPEGYDREEAREGAWGEIENEWCMRCHDRLLDMPNKRGAMLAHRSVLYARPGNEKKCTDCHYNLVHVDRGFHEYANLREVPYRSPGLRQVGNN, encoded by the coding sequence ATGCAGAAACGCAGTACATTCCGCACCATTGGGCTGGTAGTCCTGGGGCTCGTTCTGGGCGCACCCATATTCCATTTCACCATCGTGGCCATGGCCGAAACCTCGACCCCCGAGTTTTGCGGCACCTGCCACGAGATACAGCCGGCGGTGGAAAACTGGAGCACTTCCACCCACGCCAACAATGAGCGCGGCGTGGTGGCCGACTGCATGGATTGCCACATCCCGCCGCCGGAGAACGTGGCCCAGTTCGTCTACCTCAAATCCAAGCACGGCCTGCGTGACATCACCAGCCACTTGATCAACGGCCCCGAGGGTTACGACCGGGAGGAGGCCCGGGAGGGTGCCTGGGGCGAGATCGAGAACGAGTGGTGCATGCGCTGCCACGACAGGCTGCTGGACATGCCCAACAAGCGTGGAGCCATGCTGGCCCACCGCAGCGTGCTCTACGCCAGGCCGGGTAACGAGAAGAAGTGCACCGATTGCCACTACAATCTGGTGCACGTCGACCGTGGGTTCCACGAGTACGCCAACCTGCGCGAGGTGCCCTACCGCTCTCCGGGCTTGCGCCAGGTGGGGAACAACTAG
- a CDS encoding multiheme c-type cytochrome, which produces MRGKGFVIGVVCAAIGLVAVAFCSPGLAQEEQELPPNFPKVREFRLERAMPEQAVACIECHKQTTPGIFSDWAASDHADSGITCLDCHLAKPNDPDIAKDHEKYYDRDDLPYGEAKYEVPIAAIVSPKDCSRCHPDETKQYAKSKHANTLEIIWKIDFWLNDGMNNANERQTGCFACHGTVVTVDDEGKIDPDTWPNVGVGRINPDGSKGSCSSCHTRHRFDVAEARRPEACDQCHLGPDHPQIEIYEESKHGTLYHAYQDEYNFDAAPGTWTPGEDYRAPTCASCHMSGVGTVSTTHDVTERLSWETQAPLTVRPSEFGAFPADTNWEEERDKMKSICNQCHGDAWTNDHYTSLDNAVENYNENYFKPAKAKLDELYEKGLMDDSKFFDEPLEWEFYELWHHEGRRARMGVAMMAPDYAWWHGFYECKHRFADFMERANTMIKTGQKSIKWEHFPGATGDTTKPAVIFGKQGG; this is translated from the coding sequence ATGCGAGGCAAAGGGTTTGTGATCGGCGTGGTCTGCGCCGCCATTGGACTGGTCGCCGTGGCGTTCTGTTCGCCGGGACTGGCCCAGGAGGAACAGGAGCTACCGCCCAATTTCCCCAAGGTACGCGAATTCAGGTTGGAGCGGGCCATGCCCGAGCAGGCCGTGGCCTGCATCGAATGCCACAAGCAGACCACGCCCGGAATCTTCAGCGACTGGGCTGCCAGCGACCATGCTGATTCCGGCATCACCTGCCTGGACTGCCACTTGGCCAAGCCCAACGACCCGGACATCGCCAAGGACCATGAAAAGTACTACGACCGGGACGACCTGCCTTACGGCGAGGCCAAGTACGAGGTGCCCATTGCGGCCATTGTCTCGCCCAAGGACTGTTCCCGCTGCCATCCCGACGAGACTAAGCAGTACGCCAAGTCCAAGCACGCCAACACGCTTGAGATCATCTGGAAGATCGACTTCTGGCTCAACGACGGCATGAACAATGCCAACGAGCGTCAGACTGGCTGCTTCGCCTGCCACGGCACCGTTGTCACGGTTGACGACGAGGGCAAGATCGACCCCGACACCTGGCCCAACGTGGGTGTGGGGCGCATCAACCCCGATGGCTCCAAGGGCAGCTGCTCCTCCTGCCACACCCGTCACCGCTTCGACGTGGCCGAGGCGCGCCGCCCCGAGGCTTGCGACCAGTGCCACCTTGGCCCCGACCATCCGCAGATCGAGATCTACGAGGAATCCAAGCACGGCACGCTCTACCACGCCTACCAGGACGAGTATAACTTCGACGCCGCTCCCGGCACCTGGACTCCAGGCGAGGATTACCGTGCGCCCACCTGCGCGTCCTGCCACATGTCCGGTGTGGGCACCGTGTCCACCACGCACGACGTGACCGAGCGGCTCTCCTGGGAGACCCAGGCTCCGCTGACCGTCCGCCCCTCCGAGTTCGGCGCCTTCCCGGCCGACACCAACTGGGAGGAGGAACGGGACAAGATGAAGTCCATCTGCAACCAGTGCCATGGTGACGCCTGGACCAACGATCACTACACAAGCCTGGATAACGCGGTGGAGAACTACAACGAAAACTACTTCAAGCCCGCCAAGGCCAAGCTGGATGAGCTCTATGAGAAGGGGCTCATGGACGACAGCAAGTTCTTTGACGAGCCTCTGGAGTGGGAATTCTACGAATTGTGGCACCACGAGGGCCGCAGGGCGCGCATGGGCGTGGCCATGATGGCTCCGGACTACGCCTGGTGGCATGGCTTCTATGAGTGCAAACACCGCTTCGCCGACTTCATGGAGCGGGCCAACACCATGATCAAGACCGGGCAGAAGTCCATCAAGTGGGAGCACTTCCCCGGCGCCACCGGAGACACCACCAAACCGGCGGTCATCTTCGGCAAGCAGGGCGGCTGA
- a CDS encoding response regulator, translating into MTKPPREHHAPEDAESLRRENEELRERLAELEHAAREAQEARREQDAVNRLIPWGLWSADSGGRDLRFGAPFLEMLGVEQADFSYDLWAARLHPDDKEQVTANWKASRRKRAFWSQEYRIRDKEGNYRSVFSRGAPVYDEDESMGGWVGVCLDMDHRKHLEQSLRRAKEQAEAASRAKTDFLVNLSHELRSPVTGILGTAEVMSRREPTPEQREALELIRLSGNAMMGLVNDLRDISRLDKGCVELRRIDFDLEGTLEEALSIYTYLAREKGLALRTSLGKGVPEWVRGDPHRLGQILRNLVGNALKYTVSGSVSVEVELVSEKGGEVELLFSVSDTGPGIAKDRVANLYQSLKQKSSPDRLGGAGVGLTLVGRLVDLMGGDVSVSSREGKGSSFYFNLPLLRGEKPEAGGEQPELAAQSNAWRLSQPGPRVLVVEDNRVNQRFLLTLLEDEGYRVKLAENGQDALDVLDSGETFDVVLMDVQMPGMDGLEATRRIRRERRAWYSDIPIIGLSAYAMKGDRERFLSEGMDEYLPKPVNIDDLWESLRLYARAPEGEDPDRDARLIDHAFLRETYRGKEDLLRRLVGEFANETVRMRHALSEAREKGGIEEAARLAHGIGSQAGTLGLPRLRSRALEAERIIKESDRDEADRAVARLEEAVSEGLDALRRETGVSN; encoded by the coding sequence ATGACCAAACCGCCGCGGGAACACCACGCGCCCGAGGACGCCGAGAGCCTGCGCCGTGAAAACGAGGAACTCCGGGAACGCTTGGCGGAACTGGAGCACGCGGCCCGCGAGGCCCAGGAGGCCAGGCGTGAACAGGACGCGGTCAACCGGCTGATTCCCTGGGGCCTGTGGAGCGCGGACTCCGGCGGCAGAGACCTGCGCTTCGGAGCCCCCTTTCTGGAAATGCTGGGCGTGGAACAGGCGGATTTTTCCTACGATCTCTGGGCCGCCCGGCTGCATCCGGACGACAAGGAACAGGTCACGGCCAACTGGAAGGCATCGCGCCGCAAGCGGGCTTTCTGGTCCCAGGAGTACCGCATACGGGACAAGGAGGGTAATTACCGCTCGGTATTCTCCAGGGGGGCTCCGGTTTACGACGAGGACGAATCCATGGGGGGCTGGGTCGGCGTCTGCCTGGACATGGACCACCGCAAGCACCTTGAGCAGAGTCTGCGGCGGGCCAAGGAGCAGGCGGAGGCAGCTTCCCGCGCCAAAACCGACTTCCTGGTCAACCTCAGCCATGAGTTGCGTTCGCCGGTTACGGGCATTCTGGGCACCGCAGAGGTGATGAGCCGCCGGGAGCCCACACCCGAGCAGCGGGAAGCTCTGGAGCTTATTCGGCTCTCGGGCAACGCCATGATGGGGCTGGTCAACGACCTGCGCGATATCTCGCGGCTGGACAAAGGCTGCGTGGAATTGCGGCGTATCGACTTCGATCTCGAGGGAACCTTGGAGGAAGCCCTTTCCATCTATACCTATCTAGCCAGAGAGAAGGGGCTGGCGCTGCGCACGAGCCTCGGGAAGGGCGTTCCAGAGTGGGTGCGCGGAGACCCGCACCGACTGGGGCAGATTTTGCGCAACCTGGTTGGCAATGCACTCAAATACACCGTGAGCGGATCGGTTTCCGTGGAGGTGGAGCTCGTTTCGGAGAAGGGAGGCGAGGTCGAATTGCTCTTCAGCGTTTCCGACACCGGACCGGGCATAGCCAAGGACCGGGTGGCCAATCTCTATCAGAGCCTCAAGCAGAAGAGTTCCCCGGACAGGCTGGGCGGCGCCGGGGTCGGCCTTACCCTTGTCGGCCGCCTGGTCGACCTCATGGGGGGTGATGTTTCCGTTTCAAGCCGCGAGGGAAAAGGAAGCAGCTTCTATTTTAATCTCCCCTTGCTCCGGGGGGAGAAACCGGAAGCCGGGGGGGAGCAGCCCGAACTCGCCGCGCAATCGAATGCGTGGCGGTTGAGTCAGCCGGGACCGCGCGTCCTGGTGGTGGAGGACAACAGGGTCAACCAGCGGTTCCTGCTGACCCTCCTGGAGGACGAGGGGTACAGGGTGAAGCTGGCCGAAAACGGTCAGGACGCGCTGGATGTCCTGGATTCCGGAGAGACGTTCGACGTGGTGCTCATGGACGTGCAGATGCCCGGCATGGACGGTCTGGAGGCCACCCGCCGAATTCGCCGGGAGCGGCGCGCCTGGTACAGCGACATACCCATCATCGGCCTGAGTGCTTACGCAATGAAGGGGGACAGGGAACGCTTCCTCAGTGAAGGCATGGACGAGTACCTGCCGAAGCCGGTGAATATCGACGACCTGTGGGAGTCCCTGCGCCTTTACGCCCGCGCGCCGGAGGGTGAAGACCCGGATCGGGACGCCCGTTTGATCGACCATGCCTTCCTGCGCGAAACGTACAGGGGCAAGGAGGATTTGCTTCGGCGGCTGGTGGGCGAGTTCGCCAACGAGACCGTACGTATGCGCCATGCGTTAAGCGAGGCCAGGGAAAAGGGCGGAATCGAGGAAGCCGCCCGGCTGGCGCACGGCATAGGCAGCCAAGCCGGCACCCTGGGCTTGCCCAGGCTGCGCTCGCGGGCCCTGGAGGCTGAGCGGATCATCAAGGAGAGTGATCGAGACGAGGCGGACCGCGCGGTTGCCAGGCTGGAGGAGGCCGTTTCGGAGGGGCTGGATGCACTGCGCCGGGAGACCGGCGTCAGCAACTAG
- a CDS encoding LuxR C-terminal-related transcriptional regulator — translation MTKETIALPTNDPGACLDLLEDLGLPAILSDARGKLLRVTPRAKSFYPKTRGKDVHVPDLLNLNAQDRPERFIQARSAKDGTAMAVRCIPLDVGEETGHLWLLQREDDFDPLLSPLRTKLERKQFALNEAEKLFDTLFHLTRNPLLLISEEGKVVSANQPACELFQTALSDLLGSGLDELLSIRSAHGLNQILRRLGDEETWIGEQEAVDTAGGSFPVETTVCRANLAEKSLFYLIFRDLSRERLLSEDLEEEKRRSDDLSSTLRNLSRSFEDEKSELQKEFLHSAEVTLSPILEKMADTDDRDVRLELKESAMSMVRDLAKDPSSSGLDDALLKLTPTEIEVCQYILTKKSTKEIADLLNSSLETIQTHRKNIRKKLDLKGKSTTLYSFLRSKRNAIFG, via the coding sequence ATGACGAAAGAGACGATCGCGCTTCCGACCAATGATCCCGGCGCTTGCCTGGACCTTCTGGAAGACCTGGGACTGCCCGCCATCCTCAGCGACGCGCGGGGCAAGCTGCTGCGCGTCACCCCCAGAGCCAAGTCCTTCTACCCCAAGACCCGGGGGAAAGACGTCCACGTTCCGGACCTGCTCAACCTCAACGCCCAGGACCGCCCCGAGAGGTTCATCCAGGCGCGATCCGCCAAGGACGGCACCGCCATGGCCGTTCGCTGCATCCCCTTGGATGTCGGAGAGGAAACCGGGCATCTCTGGTTGCTGCAACGGGAGGACGACTTCGACCCGCTGCTCTCCCCCCTGCGGACCAAACTGGAAAGGAAGCAGTTCGCGCTGAACGAGGCGGAAAAGCTTTTCGACACCCTGTTTCACCTGACACGCAATCCGCTTTTGCTCATCAGCGAGGAAGGAAAGGTCGTTTCCGCCAACCAACCCGCCTGCGAACTGTTCCAGACCGCCCTCTCCGACCTGCTGGGCTCGGGATTGGACGAATTGCTCAGCATCCGTTCGGCCCACGGCCTGAACCAGATCCTGCGGCGGCTCGGGGACGAGGAGACCTGGATCGGGGAGCAGGAGGCCGTCGACACCGCCGGAGGGAGCTTCCCGGTTGAAACCACCGTCTGCCGCGCCAATCTGGCTGAGAAATCGCTTTTCTACCTCATCTTCCGCGATCTCAGCCGGGAGCGGCTGCTCAGCGAGGATTTGGAAGAGGAAAAACGGCGCAGCGACGATCTCAGCTCCACCCTGCGCAACCTCTCCCGCTCCTTCGAGGACGAGAAGTCGGAACTGCAGAAGGAATTTCTGCACTCGGCCGAGGTGACACTCTCACCGATTCTGGAAAAAATGGCGGACACGGATGACCGCGATGTTCGCCTGGAGCTCAAGGAAAGCGCCATGTCCATGGTGCGCGACTTGGCCAAGGATCCGTCCTCATCGGGCCTGGACGATGCCCTGCTCAAGCTGACCCCGACGGAAATCGAGGTCTGCCAATACATCCTTACCAAAAAGAGCACCAAGGAAATCGCGGACCTGCTGAACTCCTCCCTGGAGACCATTCAGACGCACCGCAAGAACATCCGCAAGAAGCTGGACCTCAAGGGCAAGTCCACTACCCTGTATTCCTTCCTTCGCAGCAAACGCAACGCAATCTTCGGCTAG
- a CDS encoding class II SORL domain-containing protein, whose protein sequence is MKIGELYKTADWKSEKHVPVIECPDSVARDDFFQITVSLGKEVAHPNTTEHHISWIEVYFMPEGEKFVQQVARFEFSAHGQSVEGPNEGTVYTHHTGTCSMKTGKPGTILATAYCNIHGLWENSRKIGIS, encoded by the coding sequence ATGAAAATCGGAGAATTGTACAAGACCGCGGACTGGAAGAGCGAAAAGCACGTCCCGGTGATTGAATGTCCGGACAGCGTGGCCAGGGACGACTTTTTCCAGATTACGGTTTCTCTGGGCAAGGAAGTGGCCCATCCCAACACCACCGAGCACCACATCTCCTGGATCGAGGTGTATTTCATGCCAGAAGGGGAAAAATTCGTGCAGCAGGTTGCCCGGTTCGAGTTCAGCGCCCACGGCCAGTCGGTGGAAGGCCCAAACGAGGGGACGGTGTACACCCACCACACCGGCACCTGCTCAATGAAGACCGGCAAGCCGGGAACCATTCTCGCCACGGCCTATTGCAACATCCACGGCCTTTGGGAGAATTCGAGGAAGATCGGGATTTCGTGA
- a CDS encoding L-lactate dehydrogenase codes for MSQAADVSASRVAVIGTGDVGATYAYVLTIKGLVHEMGLINRSRERAEGEARDINDGLSLAQPAKVEAGGYELCRGAQLVVITAGASQKPGETRLDLTRRNAEIMREVVARVMEQNHDPILLIVSNPVDVLTYVALKESGLPPGQVIGSGTVLDSSRFRYLLSNHCRLDPRSVHAHIIGEHGDSEFAVWSRVNIAGTPLHEFCPTCRKSCLLDIRDTIEEKVRRAAYEIIKRKGSTYYAVALAMARITEAVFNNQHSVLTVSSLVSGYYGLENVCLSLPSVVGAQGVESQILATLADDEAEKLKHSAAIIREQIESAGYA; via the coding sequence ATGAGCCAGGCGGCGGATGTCTCCGCCTCCCGCGTGGCTGTAATCGGCACTGGAGATGTGGGGGCGACCTACGCCTATGTGCTGACCATCAAGGGGCTCGTCCACGAGATGGGGCTGATAAACCGCTCGAGGGAGCGGGCCGAGGGCGAGGCCAGGGACATCAACGACGGACTCTCCCTGGCCCAGCCGGCCAAGGTGGAGGCGGGGGGCTACGAGCTCTGCCGCGGCGCGCAACTGGTGGTCATCACGGCCGGAGCCTCGCAGAAACCCGGCGAAACCAGGCTGGACCTCACCCGGCGCAATGCCGAGATAATGCGCGAGGTGGTTGCCCGGGTCATGGAGCAAAATCACGATCCCATCCTGCTCATTGTCTCCAACCCTGTGGACGTATTGACCTATGTCGCCCTCAAGGAGTCAGGCCTGCCGCCAGGGCAAGTCATCGGCTCGGGGACGGTTCTGGACAGTTCCCGCTTCCGCTACCTGCTCTCCAACCATTGCCGCCTGGACCCCCGAAGCGTCCACGCCCACATCATCGGAGAGCACGGGGATTCGGAGTTCGCGGTCTGGAGCCGGGTGAACATAGCCGGCACGCCGCTGCACGAGTTCTGCCCAACCTGCCGGAAGTCCTGCCTGCTGGACATCCGCGACACCATCGAGGAGAAGGTGCGGCGGGCGGCTTACGAGATCATCAAGCGCAAGGGCTCCACCTATTACGCCGTGGCCCTGGCCATGGCCCGCATCACCGAGGCCGTCTTCAACAACCAGCACAGCGTGCTGACCGTATCCAGCCTCGTCTCAGGATACTACGGCCTGGAGAACGTCTGCCTCTCCCTGCCCAGCGTGGTCGGCGCGCAGGGCGTGGAGAGCCAGATTCTGGCGACCTTGGCTGACGACGAGGCGGAGAAGCTCAAACATTCGGCCGCCATAATCCGCGAGCAGATTGAGAGCGCCGGCTACGCCTGA